One genomic region from Leptolyngbyaceae cyanobacterium JSC-12 encodes:
- a CDS encoding hypothetical protein (IMG reference gene:2510094361) — MVKTYKSVGLSYNPNDLKFGHVNNLEYFFERRRNQVILQGALRLYQLQAAYARSLVETPSYTVLAFRDSLLSIALSLSLRCAQTKDVLYMEMTNHASTYWAKYGNTFWVEIPDYSSDPEYVPDTAFCGVAGSLAFLLHQNQDTGAGLYPHQLLQKMLDYLWEELDILSSLNPSEKVNTFLEKIGADHIPFDKYESALTSIASSNLNGLSSELQTFVVQNIRRKLLTPNDWSRLKLRWLLKEVTPEVVSAIIALQLIANQEEQVRQRFGLPISSLNLEEFDDTLLSLLPPAGTVLMFVGFAVEGLLKAIVSITETDELHSIAYQDFLGRSDYAEFRRSVAMNLSTTYDALGALGVFNTLYEARGLAYRMYLTALQLIAGQTPISKTEFTRLNGFL; from the coding sequence ATGGTTAAAACTTATAAATCAGTTGGACTAAGCTATAACCCTAACGATCTCAAGTTTGGGCATGTTAATAACCTAGAGTATTTTTTTGAACGCCGCCGCAATCAAGTAATCTTGCAAGGAGCTTTGAGACTTTATCAACTACAAGCTGCTTATGCCAGGTCACTTGTGGAAACACCTTCATACACAGTACTTGCCTTTCGGGATAGTCTACTCTCTATTGCATTAAGTCTTTCTCTCCGGTGTGCTCAAACTAAAGATGTTTTGTACATGGAGATGACAAACCATGCTTCTACATATTGGGCAAAATACGGCAACACATTTTGGGTTGAGATTCCAGACTACTCTTCCGATCCTGAGTACGTACCGGATACTGCATTTTGTGGAGTAGCAGGTAGCTTAGCTTTTTTACTTCACCAAAATCAAGATACGGGTGCTGGGTTGTATCCGCATCAGTTATTGCAGAAAATGTTGGACTATCTCTGGGAAGAACTTGACATTTTGAGTTCGTTAAATCCATCTGAAAAAGTCAACACATTTCTTGAAAAAATTGGGGCTGACCACATTCCATTTGACAAATATGAGTCTGCTTTAACATCCATCGCATCTTCAAACTTAAACGGACTAAGCTCTGAACTACAAACATTTGTAGTTCAAAATATTCGCCGTAAATTATTAACGCCAAATGACTGGAGCCGTTTGAAACTGCGCTGGTTACTAAAAGAAGTCACCCCTGAAGTTGTTTCCGCAATTATTGCCTTACAACTTATAGCTAACCAAGAAGAACAGGTTAGACAACGATTCGGATTACCCATCTCTTCCTTAAATTTAGAAGAGTTTGATGACACCTTGTTATCGTTACTTCCTCCTGCTGGCACCGTTTTAATGTTTGTAGGGTTTGCAGTTGAAGGATTGTTAAAAGCTATTGTTTCAATAACGGAGACAGACGAGCTTCACTCCATTGCATATCAAGATTTTTTAGGACGTTCTGATTACGCTGAATTTCGTAGGTCGGTAGCAATGAACCTTTCAACTACTTACGATGCTTTAGGTGCTTTAGGGGTGTTTAACACTTTGTACGAAGCGAGAGGACTAGCATACAGGATGTACCTAACAGCATTGCAATTAATAGCTGGTCAAACGCCAATATCTAAAACAGAGTTTACTCGTCTAAATGGGTTCCTATGA
- a CDS encoding putative phage Mu protein gp47-like protein (IMG reference gene:2510094365~PFAM: Baseplate J-like protein), with protein MVQPRTLTEIQQEFFQALLSQSTALNDVRQGSILFSLSRALSAIQVQSDLQLSELANDYFLNTARGSTLDLRASDFGITRKSGVAATGFVLVISRTEGFTLQPNTILTDPITSLQFEVTAATAIPVSAFTEVKVPIKATLAGVSGNVEAGTRLISPVYPQGLFTIGSHRTSAGSPCGDLQNGTNEETDEELRRRVQVNLLHSRSTTEQAIRNALLAEITVPWVSLRYPKPGIIQIWVDNPSSLPASELERLRQIVLPLRPAGIPVVTAHQATRLLTDISIQVYPEKTTNLQELTGKLQGIVSNYLLKLSLGQTFRKQVLLDELTRTLGILSLVLTKPTFDVVPQALEVVRASKILVTYETQ; from the coding sequence ATGGTTCAACCCAGAACACTAACTGAAATCCAGCAAGAATTTTTTCAGGCTTTGTTGTCTCAAAGCACTGCACTCAATGATGTGCGTCAAGGTTCTATACTTTTTAGTTTGAGTAGAGCGCTTTCAGCTATTCAGGTGCAGTCAGACCTACAACTATCTGAGCTGGCAAACGACTACTTTCTAAACACGGCAAGAGGTTCTACTTTAGATCTTAGAGCTTCTGACTTTGGCATCACTAGAAAATCAGGTGTTGCAGCGACAGGGTTTGTCTTAGTTATTAGTAGAACTGAAGGTTTTACCTTACAACCAAACACAATCCTGACTGATCCAATTACCAGCTTACAATTTGAAGTAACTGCTGCTACAGCTATTCCAGTTAGTGCTTTTACCGAAGTTAAAGTACCCATAAAGGCAACACTTGCGGGAGTTTCTGGAAACGTAGAGGCAGGTACAAGACTAATTTCACCTGTGTACCCGCAAGGACTATTTACGATCGGGTCGCACAGAACAAGTGCTGGCTCTCCTTGTGGCGACTTACAAAATGGTACAAATGAGGAAACTGATGAAGAACTTCGTCGTCGTGTTCAAGTAAATCTTTTACATTCTCGTTCTACGACGGAACAGGCAATTCGCAATGCTCTTTTAGCTGAAATAACTGTCCCTTGGGTTTCATTGCGTTATCCAAAACCAGGCATTATTCAAATTTGGGTTGATAATCCATCTTCCTTACCTGCTTCTGAGTTGGAACGTTTAAGACAGATAGTATTGCCATTACGTCCTGCAGGAATCCCAGTTGTAACCGCTCATCAGGCAACTAGATTACTAACAGATATAAGTATTCAGGTTTACCCAGAAAAGACTACAAATTTACAGGAATTGACTGGAAAACTTCAAGGGATAGTTAGTAATTATTTGTTAAAGCTATCACTTGGGCAGACCTTTAGAAAACAGGTTTTATTAGATGAATTAACTAGAACACTAGGGATTCTTAGTCTTGTGCTAACAAAACCGACGTTTGACGTAGTACCGCAAGCATTAGAAGTTGTAAGAGCTTCCAAAATTTTGGTGACTTATGAAACGCAATAA
- a CDS encoding hypothetical protein (IMG reference gene:2510094363) has translation MSFLPAYIINNPSSQRYLVNSIEGYVVSFIYGQDEVRPGVQVRFLNAALELISTGFVYKAQNNVAFSEAFEELSQSALTSIKFCELARVWNVAIPQPTQLIDDNQLFVATTGQTALLRCRCLTPPDHTGGQISWSLFRAPLDASTEYVEAIKSHDYFSVNYVRFQKQNYLWKAGVYTVIAQRYSNRGNILSEDSKTWTLKQPTNRISCGEYDDPLSSINLL, from the coding sequence ATGAGTTTTTTACCAGCGTATATTATTAACAACCCTTCATCGCAACGTTATCTCGTGAATAGTATTGAAGGTTATGTTGTTTCTTTTATTTATGGGCAGGATGAAGTTCGTCCAGGTGTTCAAGTTCGATTTTTGAATGCAGCTCTAGAGTTGATTTCAACAGGATTTGTTTATAAAGCTCAGAATAACGTAGCGTTCTCAGAAGCCTTCGAAGAACTTTCTCAATCTGCGTTAACAAGCATCAAATTTTGTGAGCTGGCGCGTGTCTGGAATGTTGCTATTCCCCAACCAACTCAACTTATAGACGATAATCAGCTGTTTGTAGCAACAACTGGACAAACTGCATTACTGAGATGTCGCTGCTTAACACCACCAGACCATACAGGTGGTCAGATTAGTTGGTCGCTATTTCGTGCTCCACTTGATGCTTCTACAGAGTATGTAGAAGCAATAAAGAGTCATGATTATTTTTCTGTCAATTACGTCAGATTTCAAAAGCAGAATTATCTTTGGAAAGCTGGTGTTTATACAGTAATTGCACAGCGATATTCCAACAGAGGAAATATATTGTCAGAAGATAGCAAGACTTGGACACTTAAACAGCCAACTAATCGTATATCGTGCGGAGAGTACGACGATCCACTATCTTCTATTAACCTTCTGTGA
- a CDS encoding hypothetical protein (IMG reference gene:2510094367) encodes MTEYSATTFQARCRLAASYVDRYLADPKSYWVAIGKASPWLDENNPPYPAITVNRVPELIGFVYVHTCKSVYETDIGIIKTLDKNYEPVNSTNPNLLASAKANKLYFEAILPHEATPLSSTYRIKALCTNVVFANTPNIVGPELFISGSEVLDYFVDWIVHHKAVENDGQTNQVVQIIREF; translated from the coding sequence ATGACAGAGTATAGCGCAACAACTTTTCAAGCGCGTTGTCGTTTGGCAGCATCTTATGTCGATCGTTATCTCGCTGACCCCAAATCTTATTGGGTTGCAATCGGTAAAGCGTCACCCTGGTTGGACGAGAACAATCCACCCTATCCAGCGATCACTGTAAATAGAGTGCCAGAACTAATTGGGTTTGTTTATGTGCATACGTGTAAATCCGTGTATGAGACGGATATAGGGATTATTAAAACTCTCGATAAAAACTACGAACCTGTAAATAGTACTAACCCAAATCTGTTGGCTAGCGCCAAAGCAAACAAGCTTTATTTCGAAGCAATACTTCCACATGAGGCTACTCCTCTTAGCTCAACTTATAGGATTAAAGCTCTATGCACAAACGTTGTATTTGCAAATACTCCAAACATTGTCGGTCCTGAACTGTTTATCTCAGGCAGCGAAGTCCTGGACTATTTTGTAGATTGGATTGTCCACCACAAGGCTGTAGAGAATGATGGGCAGACAAACCAAGTTGTTCAGATTATCCGGGAGTTTTAG
- a CDS encoding hypothetical protein (IMG reference gene:2510094360) — protein sequence MSFEVDKLFEEYQRNKFRQFDQYNSRAQSPVFNSIVGYVADVDDMSRLRNTYNIIVPSLNNIMLRQVPRKIPDGFINANGVGHLPAPLRPGQPVLISFTNNSTSLPYIDGSFMMNGQLELWEGDKIPQLDTKDTTNLALFPTPLPPEALAIKGDAEVKVHPLVLRLSSPTQPQNSATALEVPGTTYITDAYGNVFTYFAGERIVVGKNEQKAQAGARQSMADMPKQESLKKAIRLQAQMLESMAHWRVALAGEFTIQTPHPEAKRKRNFNNDTSGSLSISSSGISGQFQTQIGGTEFLKDAFNKMDQISSLLDLAIQSGNKQLNFLQKVLLPLIRKLKTLWGSASGFGLQQLSFSVDLPFNLKLSVSIRFDVKTGKLSIKASIGFGSGTPIVGSQPLPLRSEGTIIAGGYQRQENPQIVVRTTVSEYVTSTIYQDFPELEGYTPQNLNHNHVPYEYVSRDFNNLNFGTNQEDALTSLLTQYGVRDSYLIIRYLVPLVKYGSAFDFLKIAAVLADPLLTIIITVGLAGNDAFSTTTPSTTNADTLTQLNPELEEVVSTIIKPGIVQCPTLPDEAYRILFLAQRGDVQGAKEFTQEYFNVLTPDYISWVEDLENFMDWANANQHPFYPALYQLHDGNLLNFFVLLLYLKTGIDVRAFPRAYDELRAYSLLAFPQPRLGAE from the coding sequence CATGCTTCGCCAGGTGCCTCGTAAAATTCCAGATGGATTTATTAATGCCAATGGCGTTGGACACTTACCAGCTCCCTTACGTCCAGGTCAGCCAGTTCTTATTAGTTTCACAAATAACAGTACATCCTTACCTTATATTGACGGTTCGTTTATGATGAACGGTCAGTTGGAGTTGTGGGAAGGAGATAAAATTCCACAGCTGGATACGAAAGATACTACTAACCTTGCGTTATTTCCAACTCCACTTCCACCAGAAGCTCTCGCTATTAAAGGAGATGCAGAAGTTAAAGTTCACCCGCTAGTTCTTAGACTTTCTTCTCCTACTCAACCACAAAATTCTGCCACCGCCTTAGAAGTTCCTGGTACGACTTACATTACTGACGCCTATGGTAATGTTTTTACCTACTTCGCAGGCGAACGTATAGTCGTCGGTAAAAACGAGCAGAAAGCGCAGGCTGGTGCTCGACAATCTATGGCAGACATGCCGAAGCAGGAATCGCTCAAAAAAGCAATTCGTCTTCAAGCACAGATGCTTGAGTCAATGGCACATTGGCGCGTAGCTCTAGCTGGTGAATTTACAATTCAAACTCCACACCCAGAAGCTAAGAGAAAAAGAAACTTTAATAACGATACATCTGGTAGTCTATCTATTTCTTCTTCTGGGATCTCCGGTCAATTCCAAACCCAAATTGGAGGCACTGAATTTCTCAAAGATGCTTTCAATAAAATGGACCAAATTAGTAGCTTACTTGATTTAGCTATTCAATCTGGTAATAAGCAGCTAAATTTTTTACAAAAAGTGTTGTTACCTCTTATTCGAAAGCTTAAAACTCTCTGGGGTAGTGCCAGTGGATTTGGATTGCAACAACTCAGTTTTTCTGTTGATTTACCTTTTAATTTGAAGCTTTCAGTGTCTATTAGATTCGATGTCAAGACCGGAAAGCTATCAATAAAGGCATCAATAGGTTTTGGCAGTGGTACACCTATTGTAGGTTCACAACCGTTACCCCTTCGAAGTGAAGGTACTATTATTGCTGGGGGTTACCAACGTCAAGAGAATCCTCAAATTGTTGTAAGGACAACTGTTTCAGAGTACGTTACCTCAACTATTTACCAAGATTTTCCTGAACTAGAAGGGTATACTCCTCAAAACCTAAACCACAATCATGTTCCGTATGAGTATGTCAGTAGAGATTTTAATAACCTAAACTTCGGAACAAACCAAGAGGACGCTTTAACTAGTTTATTAACCCAGTATGGAGTCAGAGATTCGTATCTGATAATTCGTTATCTTGTGCCCTTGGTGAAGTACGGGTCTGCCTTTGACTTTCTCAAAATTGCAGCAGTGTTGGCTGACCCACTTCTAACGATAATCATCACAGTGGGTCTTGCTGGTAATGATGCCTTCTCTACGACTACACCCTCAACCACAAATGCAGATACGTTGACTCAACTTAATCCAGAGTTAGAAGAAGTAGTGAGCACAATTATTAAACCAGGTATTGTACAGTGCCCTACTTTACCCGATGAAGCCTATCGTATTCTTTTCTTAGCTCAAAGAGGAGATGTGCAAGGCGCAAAAGAGTTTACTCAGGAGTATTTTAATGTTTTGACTCCAGACTATATTTCTTGGGTGGAAGACCTTGAAAACTTTATGGACTGGGCTAATGCAAACCAGCATCCGTTTTATCCTGCGTTATATCAGCTACACGATGGTAACTTATTAAACTTTTTTGTCTTGCTTCTGTACCTAAAAACTGGAATAGATGTCAGAGCTTTCCCAAGAGCATATGATGAGCTACGTGCTTATAGCTTGTTGGCGTTTCCTCAACCAAGGTTGGGAGCAGAGTGA
- a CDS encoding hypothetical protein (IMG reference gene:2510094362), which translates to MTFLPLGFTEISDEYIALNPPPPITGLSEDTNLTSLLSQTYVELQEVIPISSTPDNLAVINIQPDTNYPKVNSTVSVKARVSGTTSGLLALRILSPAPAVYENSSAPVVQWQNNVLSSFQFVVKDTGLIQLVAHPVESNVNLPLVIASSDYQSLRNRSNLVTLFVQPASDDAQQIVVAAEVINSNPLYDLVPQLSENILRTIIVDQTLDLAPTNPQPHGSHGVGIYKDVGIPSPLSANMHKKVPSDNLQKILGMALDQLKRLEGWARKVLHHVHSDKSILPNSELNLLLNLLPDELKSSIERYAEFVEEAGKLASSVAQTYTPDYAQGNSISKTNAVEQHNAGQFRVQTSSLFDINSPSFNLASQQAVFQNRFEHHVGDIYQGSHIHVFVRAEDQLTQMSANAVQYTSGDFAQYSSNSQQVAGSSVKYQDSEWSQVGQTSQTPIHPQNADPTKANQYGSSTKLVNKDYKVATSTGEIVFNSGTHTHIHAKQGSLKLSSATADVRIDAATSITQKATQNIQLSSTQKTLIGGGAVLVTASKNVMVRGKLVLINSGGSLSIPAQSQPKLITDQPKVFLPMTDPAPYSKETPVSPGPLGQNTPNTPEPNSTPAGPADLGKYLTNSD; encoded by the coding sequence ATGACTTTTTTACCACTAGGATTTACGGAAATCTCCGATGAATATATAGCGCTCAATCCTCCACCTCCAATTACTGGATTGTCAGAGGACACAAACTTAACTAGTTTGCTGAGCCAAACTTACGTAGAGCTGCAAGAGGTTATACCAATTTCTTCAACTCCAGACAATTTGGCAGTTATTAACATTCAACCAGATACAAATTATCCGAAAGTAAACTCTACGGTCAGCGTTAAAGCTAGAGTTAGCGGAACAACATCTGGTTTGTTAGCCTTACGGATTCTTTCTCCAGCACCAGCTGTTTATGAAAACAGTTCGGCACCTGTTGTGCAGTGGCAAAATAATGTTTTAAGTAGTTTCCAATTTGTGGTCAAAGATACTGGACTTATTCAATTAGTAGCCCACCCGGTTGAATCAAATGTAAATCTTCCGTTAGTAATTGCGTCCTCTGACTATCAAAGCCTTAGAAACAGAAGCAATCTGGTTACTCTTTTTGTTCAGCCAGCTTCCGACGACGCACAGCAAATTGTTGTTGCAGCCGAAGTTATTAACTCAAATCCTCTATATGATTTAGTTCCACAGTTGAGTGAGAACATCTTAAGAACGATTATCGTAGACCAAACTCTAGATTTAGCTCCAACAAATCCTCAACCTCATGGCTCACATGGAGTTGGTATCTACAAAGACGTTGGTATTCCGTCACCTCTAAGTGCCAACATGCACAAGAAAGTGCCGTCTGATAATCTACAAAAAATATTAGGTATGGCACTAGATCAACTTAAACGGCTGGAAGGGTGGGCAAGAAAAGTACTTCACCATGTTCACTCAGATAAGAGCATTCTGCCTAACTCAGAACTAAATCTTTTATTAAATCTGTTGCCTGATGAGCTTAAGTCTTCTATTGAGCGGTATGCAGAATTTGTTGAAGAGGCAGGCAAGTTAGCCAGTAGTGTTGCTCAAACTTACACACCTGATTATGCACAAGGCAACTCAATTTCGAAGACTAACGCGGTTGAACAACATAATGCAGGGCAGTTTAGAGTTCAAACTTCGAGTTTGTTTGACATTAACTCGCCTTCCTTCAATCTTGCTTCGCAGCAGGCAGTATTTCAAAACAGATTTGAGCATCATGTTGGTGATATTTATCAGGGAAGTCATATTCACGTCTTTGTTCGTGCAGAAGATCAGCTTACTCAGATGAGTGCGAACGCCGTTCAATATACATCAGGAGACTTTGCACAGTACAGTTCCAACTCCCAACAAGTTGCAGGCTCCAGTGTTAAATATCAGGACTCAGAATGGAGTCAAGTTGGTCAAACTTCTCAAACTCCTATTCACCCTCAGAATGCTGATCCGACTAAAGCAAACCAATATGGTAGTTCCACTAAGTTAGTCAACAAGGACTACAAAGTAGCAACATCAACTGGTGAGATAGTTTTCAACAGCGGTACTCATACTCATATCCATGCAAAGCAGGGTTCTCTTAAACTTTCTTCTGCTACAGCTGATGTTCGTATTGATGCAGCAACTTCTATTACTCAAAAGGCTACTCAAAATATTCAGCTAAGTAGTACACAGAAAACCTTAATAGGGGGTGGTGCTGTGCTTGTAACTGCCAGTAAAAACGTTATGGTTAGAGGCAAGTTGGTTTTAATCAACTCTGGTGGTAGTCTGAGTATTCCAGCACAATCACAACCCAAATTAATAACTGATCAACCAAAAGTGTTTTTGCCGATGACCGATCCAGCACCTTATAGTAAGGAAACTCCAGTCTCTCCTGGACCGCTTGGACAAAACACTCCGAACACCCCAGAACCAAATAGCACTCCAGCCGGACCCGCTGATCTTGGTAAATATTTAACCAACTCCGATTAG
- a CDS encoding hypothetical protein (IMG reference gene:2510094364), with translation MNDLIYRRHPNFERSVELTGTDLAIKAKEDLVTQQGDAATISGVDLIVESLLRRLNTPTNGYRRWVRTPDGMEVVDSSYGNRAFDYLSSPTTPATIAEIERAFKETVEAEPQVELVSIKVKQAANFTDIDVVINYRILSEQELRALSITLNPA, from the coding sequence GTGAACGACTTAATTTACCGTCGCCACCCGAATTTTGAACGTTCTGTGGAGTTAACAGGTACAGACTTAGCTATTAAGGCTAAGGAAGACCTTGTTACTCAACAAGGTGATGCTGCGACAATCTCAGGGGTAGACCTAATTGTTGAGTCTCTACTTCGGCGGTTAAATACACCAACAAATGGTTACAGACGATGGGTTCGCACACCAGATGGAATGGAGGTAGTTGACAGCTCTTATGGTAATAGAGCTTTTGACTATCTTTCTTCTCCTACTACACCTGCAACGATTGCAGAGATAGAACGCGCTTTTAAGGAAACAGTAGAAGCAGAACCTCAAGTTGAGCTGGTGAGCATAAAAGTCAAACAAGCTGCTAATTTCACAGATATTGATGTAGTTATTAATTACCGTATTTTATCTGAGCAAGAACTCAGAGCTTTATCTATTACGTTAAATCCCGCTTAG
- a CDS encoding hypothetical protein (IMG reference gene:2510094366), which translates to MVESFYPFFFTHLTQFVNYQQGVQTWIDPMRPVSFFRPESAEQNNVYFLISGFQPQGTIAIEVDNGQYLLDTSSSLTIDTALTVDCTVQDISGFSSELKTPITSSSLTREYKLDWLNQHITRSYPETFFAQVLEGVYPFQKVSTQKYTINPVLVEPLEYRKDLTSGDEMLYESLTVDNSLITIDATHIPNDLANGLLTTDRTGFYVQAAPGQAVLDASPNDSEVSRVLVSGVADGNVIVSWKVGDLLTSQIYYPALGRGFLPASNLDLDMKGATLHEIALSILSLISQRDEVLLLSALTELSYIWSSVLNNIKDGQANSEVTPGLPSFLPRMIPSVKPIQLERSTLQQAWIGYAITKAVAYLRSRPIASIIKLPTWLPELLNQLAAVVSSAIDPATGITFQGFDEFGYLIDQADLSAAVVAEMFLQEYLSIKYDAKVHRVTARAHVHLLKNNTVHLEDGTSEHLAPLYKLFWNVIHNRHSDSDVLVSQIHTYTQTTKLNDFQAGLWKFVVSRLPVIYEQLNYESINTPFVQIGTGLYERRKVGGIQDKIPALVASSWSLLLRAEGEIVLNEEGEVQVNAEGEILLTNQTSASLLPSRTFSLGALDALGFESLVLAEAQRMMPFGYRWASEEASTTGRIGALLKASAELAFGWYLQYRELLLGQYLTQAQGDPLDQWAQLLNYDRPPLQPDSYLKEQLLPLLRNNRTTISNLISLADKYGVRATYIEPVPIKALINSQELSWESLTPEQIDQLDETNEFVVPRDLYPSSVRLEQGNNYLVVWEAVVPSIVIYSQEVSPEFTTEVIDSVPASVPIRIYARLHHENVVQTSASASTRRITG; encoded by the coding sequence ATGGTCGAGTCCTTTTACCCATTCTTCTTTACGCATCTAACGCAGTTTGTTAATTATCAACAAGGTGTGCAGACTTGGATCGACCCAATGCGTCCAGTCAGTTTTTTTCGCCCTGAGTCAGCTGAACAGAATAACGTATACTTCCTAATTTCTGGGTTTCAACCTCAAGGTACGATCGCCATAGAGGTTGATAATGGGCAGTACCTTTTAGATACATCCTCAAGTCTTACAATTGACACAGCTTTAACAGTTGATTGTACAGTTCAAGACATCTCTGGGTTTAGCTCTGAGCTTAAAACTCCGATTACTTCTTCAAGTCTAACTAGGGAGTATAAACTGGACTGGCTAAATCAGCACATTACGAGAAGTTACCCGGAAACTTTTTTTGCCCAGGTACTGGAGGGGGTTTACCCTTTTCAAAAAGTTTCAACTCAGAAATATACTATCAACCCTGTACTCGTCGAACCACTGGAGTATCGCAAGGACTTAACCAGCGGTGATGAAATGCTTTATGAATCTCTTACAGTGGATAACTCATTGATTACGATCGATGCAACTCATATTCCAAACGATTTAGCAAATGGGTTATTAACTACTGACAGAACTGGGTTTTATGTACAAGCTGCTCCTGGACAGGCAGTTTTGGATGCATCTCCAAACGACTCAGAAGTGAGTCGAGTACTTGTCTCAGGAGTTGCTGACGGTAACGTTATCGTTTCGTGGAAGGTAGGAGATTTATTAACCAGCCAAATTTATTATCCAGCACTAGGACGAGGATTTTTACCTGCGTCAAATCTCGATTTAGATATGAAAGGAGCAACGCTTCACGAAATTGCACTTTCTATTCTCAGTTTAATCTCTCAAAGAGATGAAGTATTACTACTCTCTGCCTTGACAGAACTTTCTTATATCTGGTCTTCTGTCCTAAATAATATAAAAGACGGTCAAGCTAACTCTGAGGTTACACCTGGATTACCTTCTTTTCTTCCAAGAATGATACCGAGTGTTAAACCTATTCAATTAGAAAGGTCTACATTACAACAAGCTTGGATAGGTTATGCAATTACAAAAGCAGTCGCCTATCTACGGTCTAGACCAATCGCATCAATTATTAAACTACCAACGTGGTTACCGGAATTACTTAACCAACTCGCAGCCGTTGTTTCTAGCGCGATTGACCCAGCAACAGGCATAACCTTTCAAGGTTTTGATGAGTTTGGATACTTAATAGACCAGGCTGATCTATCTGCTGCAGTTGTAGCAGAGATGTTTTTGCAAGAATATCTGTCGATAAAGTATGACGCTAAAGTGCATAGAGTTACAGCTCGTGCTCATGTGCATTTATTAAAAAACAACACAGTTCATCTTGAAGATGGTACGTCTGAACACTTAGCACCGCTCTATAAACTGTTTTGGAATGTCATCCATAACCGCCATTCGGATAGTGACGTTCTGGTTAGTCAGATTCACACGTATACTCAGACAACTAAACTAAATGATTTCCAGGCAGGATTGTGGAAATTTGTTGTATCCAGGTTGCCTGTTATTTATGAGCAACTAAATTACGAAAGTATTAATACACCTTTTGTTCAGATAGGAACAGGACTTTATGAACGGCGCAAAGTTGGAGGTATTCAAGATAAGATACCTGCGTTAGTTGCTTCAAGTTGGTCTTTGCTTTTAAGAGCAGAAGGGGAGATTGTTCTTAACGAAGAAGGTGAAGTACAGGTTAATGCTGAAGGAGAGATTTTACTAACAAATCAAACAAGTGCAAGCCTTTTACCTTCAAGAACATTTTCCTTAGGTGCTTTAGATGCTTTAGGATTTGAGTCTTTGGTTTTAGCAGAAGCTCAGAGAATGATGCCGTTTGGGTATCGCTGGGCATCCGAAGAAGCAAGTACCACCGGGCGTATTGGTGCTTTGTTAAAGGCAAGCGCTGAACTTGCCTTTGGTTGGTATTTGCAATACCGAGAACTTTTGCTCGGTCAGTACCTTACTCAAGCTCAAGGTGACCCACTTGACCAGTGGGCACAATTATTAAACTACGACAGACCCCCTCTTCAGCCGGATAGCTACTTAAAAGAGCAATTACTTCCGTTGTTAAGAAACAACCGGACAACAATTTCTAATTTAATAAGTCTTGCAGATAAATACGGTGTTAGAGCTACCTATATTGAACCTGTTCCAATCAAAGCTCTGATTAATTCACAAGAGTTAAGTTGGGAGAGTTTAACACCTGAGCAGATAGACCAACTTGATGAAACAAATGAATTTGTTGTTCCAAGAGATTTATATCCATCAAGTGTGCGGTTGGAACAAGGTAACAATTACCTTGTTGTTTGGGAAGCTGTAGTTCCATCTATTGTTATTTATAGTCAGGAAGTTTCTCCAGAATTTACAACCGAAGTTATAGACAGCGTTCCGGCCTCCGTGCCTATTCGAATATACGCACGGTTGCATCATGAGAATGTTGTTCAAACAAGTGCTAGTGCAAGTACGAGGAGGATAACTGGATGA